In the Eremothecium cymbalariae DBVPG#7215 chromosome 7, complete sequence genome, one interval contains:
- the PDS5 gene encoding sister chromatid cohesion factor PDS5 (similar to Ashbya gossypii AGL076W): protein MAKVSSALKFNKNIIPSVQDSLSSNELIDRLGKLHEELSSLEQGHTNLRSLNNYKADLINKKLIKSKDPGIQAFAACCLSDILRLYAPDAPYTDTELTDIFKLFINQFKLLADPDNGYYIQQTYLITRLLEYRSIVLLTDLDSSKLIDDVFQVFYDKQRNTFQPKLSKIIGSLLGEIISECESVSMSVLRTIFNKFLTHDFGTRLKPLQSATKDPAFEFSLTICQSYSNRLGRHFTKFYSEILYGITNSDSGGSSSGNGGHSLQSTLDPSFKTLTKLHRLTANIWEYVPELISSVIGFVHQELCSDNVPLRIGATRLVGDILSVTSDINFIKTHKDTYKAWLSKIADINANVRREWVKSLPKVMSVRTDIAEDIDNGLTKTLMDTDDLVRLSSVETFNEIPVEKMWVSFKDPILYTQLCQLTREKNKNIREVCIEAVANFYVDSINHIERKRETEALWKVVDSIPSVLFNLYYINDPNINFQVDTVIFEKIFPLQPDDVLRINRLITILKHFDQKAFSSFCAFNRRQIQMCNALLKFIEFCDAVNSDAATENIKDKLGKTIDWFVSGLPTQLDCKAIFEKFIELNDKRIYHLIKICVARDVRYSTMKNSITELFTRLKDEDLFKKKNVRIGSSFTRDTFQSVFKILIYRSAPLIYNVSTIPLLIDNVGDHKELELKRQLIEQISTVNPTVFKDQIDVLKEIINRLDDPGTSSEEAMPISEALKTIYKISKSLKDSFDTSDDFFTTRLKDFAIDGTPEEAKYAVKLLSLSPERRNILTSIKTQILPLDLNRSKNFASHITVLAQMFKIEPQLLDDDSGDIVSYLIRHVLLANQVLGNSKKENAWVTDTQLNEIQYQPLSSKLYSLKLFTNKLRSISDVVNTDEVAQAFTEKTMKLFFYLLASGGELIAESNKDNYPTPNNYQTKLRCFAGLQVLKIARIPNFNRFILPTDVMKLVNLVEDESLEVRQTFVDQLRNYISSEYISIKFLPLVFFMAYEPSAQLKQNIKTWINFTFAKGTFQKGTFFERALPRLIHCIAHHPDVLDGINEKGDAYLNSITTSIDYLIFYFDSVATTHNICLLYYLAGRVKQYQDSVNEEDSESDEVEQQLKAKNIYIISELTQLILTELKNQRGWNIPVYPGKLNLPSDLFQPFPSMEEAQRNTFISYLPEAQLDSLKGNVKGKVSRMSHSSHTIKQQVQKRKLASEYQKPHTTSVGAKRKKKSSENYDEEATPEKLDDYRPRSKNANAANPTRKSARQRRDVNYQEDEDEKENEEYVV from the coding sequence ATGGCTAAGGTTTCTTCAGCATTAAAGTTCAACAAGAATATTATCCCATCTGTACAGGATTCACTTTCTTCCAATGAGCTCATAGACAGATTAGGGAAGTTGCACGAAGAGCTTTCATCACTTGAACAAGGACATACGAACTTGAGGTCATTGAATAATTATAAAGCTGATCTAATTAATAAGAAGTTGATAAAGAGCAAAGACCCAGGTATTCAGGCTTTTGCTGCTTGCTGCTTAAGTGATATACTCAGGTTATATGCGCCCGATGCGCCATACACTGATACAGAGTTGACTGATATATTCAAGTTGTTTATCAATCAATTTAAGCTTCTTGCTGATCCAGATAATGGTTACTATATTCAGCAAACTTATTTGATTACACGTTTACTTGAATATCGGTCTATTGTGCTACTTACTGATTTAGATTCTTCCAAATTAATTGATGATGtgtttcaagttttttatGATAAGCAACGCAATACCTTCCAGCCTAAATTGTCCAAAATAATTGGATCATTGCTTGGAGAGATAATATCAGAATGTGAATCCGTATCGATGTCTGTATTACGAACTATCTTTAACAAATTTTTGACGCATGATTTCGGGACCCGTTTAAAACCGTTACAATCAGCTACAAAAGATCCCGCATTTGAATTTTCCTTGACTATCTGTCAGTCTTATTCCAATCGACTTGGTCGTCATTTTACGAAATTCTATTCCGAAATATTATATGGAATCACAAACAGTGATTCTGGTGGTTCAAGCAGTGGCAATGGTGGTCATAGTTTACAGTCTACATTGGACCCGAGCTTTAAAACTTTGACAAAGTTGCACAGGCTTACTGCGAATATCTGGGAATATGTTCCCGAACTTATTAGTTCCGTTATTGGGTTTGTTCACCAGGAGTTATGTTCTGACAATGTGCCATTGCGCATTGGGGCGACCCGGCTTGTGGGTGATATACTTTCTGTAACATCAGATAtcaactttattaaaaCTCATAAGGACACTTATAAGGCATGGTTGTCAAAAATTGCAGATATTAATGCGAATGTTAGGCGTGAATGGGTCAAATCTTTACCAAAGGTTATGAGTGTTAGAACAGATATCGCTGAAGACATTGATAATGGGTTAACCAAAACACTGATGGATACAGATGACTTGGTTAGACTAAGCAGTGTAGAAACGTTCAATGAAATTCCTGTTGAAAAGATGTGGGTATCGTTCAAAGACCCTATTTTATACACCCAGCTTTGTCAATTGACTAGAgagaaaaataaaaacattaGAGAAGTTTGTATCGAGGCTGTTGCTAATTTTTATGTCGATTCGATAAACCATATTGAACGGAAAAGAGAAACGGAAGCTTTATGGAAGGTAGTAGACTCAATCCCTTCCGTACTATTcaatttatattatatcaatGATCCAAATATCAATTTTCAAGTTGATACAGTAATCTTTGAGAAGATATTTCCTTTACAGCCAGATGATGTTCTAAGAATAAACAGACTAATCACTATCCTAAAACACTTTGATCAAAAAGCATTTTCGTCTTTCTGTGCATTTAACAGGAGACAAATCCAGATGTGCAATGCTCTTCTCaagtttattgaattttgtGACGCTGTAAATTCAGATGCTGCTACCGAAAACATAAAAGATAAACTAGGAAAAACGATTGATTGGTTTGTGTCCGGATTACCAACCCAACTTGACTGTAAAGCAATATTCGAGAAATTTATAGAGCTAAACGACAAGAGGATATACCATCTGATAAAAATATGCGTCGCAAGAGATGTTAGATACTCAACAATGAAGAATTCTATCACTGAATTATTTACCAGActaaaagatgaagatttgttcaagaaaaagaatgtGAGAATCGGATCATCCTTTACAAGGGATACTTTCCAGtcagttttcaaaattctgATTTACAGATCTGCTCCTTTGATATATAACGTTTCTACGATTCCACTACTGATTGACAATGTTGGGGATCACAAGGAACTTGAGTTGAAACGTCAACTTATCGAACAGATATCAACGGTTAACCCGACTGTTTTTAAGGATCAAATTGATGTCTTAAaggaaataataaataggCTAGATGATCCCGGTACATCTTCGGAAGAGGCAATGCCTATTAGTGAAGCTTTGAAGACCATTTATAAGATATCCAAATCGTTAAAAGATAGTTTTGATACCAGCGATGACTTTTTTACAACTAGGTTAAAGGACTTTGCAATAGATGGCACTCCTGAAGAGGCGAAATATGCTGTCAAGTTATTGTCATTATCTCCAGAGaggagaaatatattaacaagTATTAAGACCCAAATTTTGCCTTTAGATTTGAATAGGAGCAAAAATTTCGCTTCCCATATAACAGTGCTTGCTCAGATGTTTAAAATTGAGCCACAATTGCTAGATGATGACTCAGGTGATATTGTTAGTTATTTGATCAGACATGTGTTGCTAGCTAACCAAGTTCTAGGAAATTCGAAGAAGGAAAACGCTTGGGTTACTGATACACAGCTAAATGAAATACAATATCAACCtttgtcttcaaaattGTACTCATTGAAGTTATTCACCAATAAACTAAGGTCTATTTCAGATGTGGTGAATACTGATGAGGTTGCACAGGCTTTTACAGAAAAGACTATGAAATTATTTTTCTACTTGTTGGCAAGTGGTGGAGAATTAATTGCAGAATCTAATAAGGATAATTATCCAACCCCAAACAATTACCAGACTAAATTGAGATGTTTCGCCGGCCTacaagttttaaaaattgcAAGGATTCCAAATTTCAACAGGTTCATTCTGCCTACGGATGTGATGAAGCTAGTTAACTTGGTCGAGGATGAGTCGCTAGAGGTGAGACAAACTTTTGTCGATCAATTACGGAACTACATTAGTAGCGAATATATCTCTATTAAGTTTTTGCCTCTAGTGTTTTTCATGGCGTATGAGCCCTCTGCTCAATTAAAACAGAACATAAAAACATGGATAAATTTTACCTTTGCCAAAGGAACTTTCCAAAAAGGTACTTTCTTTGAGAGGGCGTTACCGAGATTAATCCATTGTATTGCACATCATCCTGATGTCCTAGATGgaattaatgaaaaaggAGATGCTTATTTGAACAGTATAACGACATCCATCgattatttgattttctaCTTTGATTCTGTTGCTACTACGCATAATATCTGCCTATTATACTACTTAGCAGGAAGAGTAAAACAGTATCAAGATAGTGTGAATGAGGAAGACTCAGAAAGCGATGAAGTCGAACAGCAGCTCAAAGCCAAAAATATCTACATTATTTCTGAATTGACTCAATTAATTTTAACtgaattgaaaaatcaacGCGGCTGGAACATACCAGTATATCCAGGTAAATTAAATTTGCCATCCGACTTATTCCAACCATTTCCTAGTATGGAGGAAGCTCAGCGTAATACCTTTATCAGTTATTTACCGGAGGCTCAGCTTGATTCGCTAAAGGGCAACGTCAAAGGGAAAGTATCTCGTATGTCGCACAGCTCACACACCATTAAGCAACAAgtccaaaaaagaaagctCGCGAGTGAATATCAGAAACCACATACCACTTCAGTTGGCGccaaaaggaagaaaaaatCATCCGAGAACTACGATGAGGAAGCTACTCCCGAGAAGTTGGATGATTATAGGCCTAGGAGTAAAAATGCGAACGCAGCTAATCCAACTAGGAAAAGTGCGAGGCAGAGACGAGACGTTAATTAccaagaagatgaagacgaaaaggaaaatgaagaatatGTAGTATAA
- the RCO1 gene encoding Rco1p (similar to Ashbya gossypii AGL075C): MIRSRPKRTVSNNVDYNLRKSKIIREEDNVGKGLRKAKGQIPSMVGQHEHENREGDIENDIKEEESQPVINHKLSGEMVFNEPGISEPVNGVTGIPLSEFPTDRVKKDSLWNVKVDKEIPRDIEARYKQALVTEGKTQEQGSFLRSQVTPNDIHLREREAISSFKRKHSAEFKKNMKQQNISASSNGTSTTSKHKRIKAIKDNDSKLFGQNSTANHAHLPEIRETGNEIENDDFCSSCLQTGIFLCCDTCPKSFHFACLNPPLDPDNLPEGDWSCYECRFKQMNPNKSVMARNEKLFLANNNNMIGKSLFGKLVFQLRSMNSKQFALTQQIKDAFVNVHTGHHGEYQDGNMKEPLTDKQLFNVPYGQSITKFDSYNPDTHLSGIDDQQLLICYKCNMTRMGTWDHPETERLIMRCDYCNTPWHLDCLPVPRASRKNLGSKWRCPLHAMPPNRKRRLNRNQEYISSSLGAPNDGDIEIKLENIPIEANISKDMQKAWNNEKKYNTITQLQEHNVKLEFLDKVYRAKEAQRTHEFHEQSLLIDKLLNSFSNNDTKPWLYFSLPDSMKKIWDFQELCTVASAELTKEEISCDELKQLQLLKKLLESKPRKEVFGFFGFNK; this comes from the coding sequence ATGATTAGGTCGAGACCCAAAAGAACGGTGTCTAATAATGTAGACTATAACTTACGGAAGAGTAAAATCATCAGGGAAGAGGATAATGTTGGTAAAGGGTTGAGGAAGGCTAAAGGTCAAATTCCTTCGATGGTAGGTCAGCATGAGCATGAGAATAGGGAGGGGGATATTGAAAACGACATAAAGGAGGAGGAGAGTCAGCCTGTGATAAATCATAAGTTGAGTGGTGAGATGGTGTTCAACGAGCCCGGTATCTCAGAGCCTGTAAATGGGGTGACAGGTATACCATTAAGTGAGTTTCCTACTGATAGGGTGAAGAAGGATTCATTGTGGAACGTAAAGGTCGACAAGGAGATTCCTAGAGATATAGAGGCACGTTATAAGCAGGCTTTGGTTACAGAAGGGAAGACGCAAGAACAAGGCAGTTTCTTGAGGTCACAAGTTACTCCCAACGACATTCATCTACGAGAACGTGAAGCTATTTCCTCTTTCAAGAGGAAACATAGCGCTGAGTTtaagaaaaatatgaagCAGCAGAATATTTCAGCTTCTAGCAACGGAACTTCGACAACGTCGAAGCACAAGAGAATCAAGGCGATTAAGGATAATGACTCGAAGTTATTTGGACAGAACAGTACGGCAAACCACGCCCACTTACCTGAAATACGGGAAACTGGTAATGAGATAGAAAATGATGACTTTTGCTCAAGCTGCCTGCAGACGGGGATCTTTCTGTGCTGCGACACGTGTCCAAAGTCGTTTCACTTTGCATGTTTGAACCCTCCACTTGATCCAGATAACCTCCCTGAAGGTGACTGGTCGTGTTACGAATGTAGGTTCAAACAGATGAATCCGAACAAATCAGTTATGGCGAGGAATGAGAAACTGTTCCTTgccaataataataatatgatTGGTAAATCATTGTTTGGTAAGCTGGTTTTCCAACTGAGGTCTATGAACTCCAAGCAGTTTGCGTTAACACAACAGATCAAAGATGCTTTTGTAAATGTTCATACAGGGCACCATGGTGAATATCAAGATGGTAACATGAAGGAGCCGTTGACTGACAAACAGTTATTTAATGTACCATACGGGCAATCTATTACAAAGTTTGATTCATATAACCCCGACACACATCTAAGTGGTATCGACGACCAACAATTACTTATTTGTTACAAGTGTAATATGACAAGGATGGGCACTTGGGATCATCCTGAAACTGAAAGGTTGATCATGAGATGCGACTACTGTAATACTCCATGGCATTTAGACTGCCTTCCGGTCCCTAGGGCATCACGTAAAAATTTGGGATCCAAATGGAGGTGTCCCCTGCACGCAATGCCTCCAAATAGAAAGAGAAGGTTAAATCGAAACCAAGAATATATCTCATCGTCATTGGGAGCACCTAACGATGGTGATATCGAAATAAAGCTTGAAAATATCCCAATTGAAGCTAACATTAGCAAAGACATGCAAAAAGCATGGAATAACGAGAAAAAGTATAATACAATAACGCAGTTACAGGAGCATAACGTAAAACTAGAGTTTCTAGACAAAGTTTATCGTGCAAAAGAAGCTCAGCGCACCCATGAATTCCATGAACAATCACTTCTTATTGATAAGCTTCtaaattcattttcaaacaatgaTACCAAGCCTTGGTTGTACTTTTCCCTTCCTGACTCgatgaaaaaaatatgGGATTTCCAAGAACTTTGTACAGTGGCTAGTGCCGAATTAACTAAGGAGGAAATATCATGTGATGAACTGAAACAGTTGCAATTGCTAAAAAAATTGCTTGAATCAAAGCCAAGGaaagaagtttttggaTTCTTCGGCTtcaataaataa
- the SDD2 gene encoding Sdd2p (similar to Ashbya gossypii AGL074W), with the protein MDPELQAIREARLQELKSRQAGDKRSTGESVQQFLEPQALERLSRVALVKPDRAQAVENYLMQMVARGVVRSKISEQQIVGILNGIARDEQKRKETKIIFNRREHVAETATYDSGNSSEDDFLD; encoded by the exons ATGGATCCAGAATTACAGGCTATCAGGGAAGCACGGCTTCAAGAGCTGAAAAGTAGGCAAGCTGGAGATAAGAG ATCCACTGGTGAATCAGTACAGCAGTTCCTGGAACCTCAGGCGTTAGAACGTCTTTCCAGGGTTGCTCTAGTTAAGCCTGATAGAGCCCAGGCTGTAGAAAACTACTTGATGCAGATGGTAGCTAGAGGTGTTGTCAGATCAAAGATCTCCGAGCAGCAAATTGTTGGAATCTTGAATGGTATTGCTCGTGACGAACAGAAACGGAaggaaaccaaaatcatcttcaatcGGAGAGAGCATGTAGCTGAAACAGCAACATATGACTCTGGAAATAGTTCAGAAGATGATTTCTTAGATTAG
- a CDS encoding uncharacterized protein (similar to Ashbya gossypii AGL073W), with the protein MTQHIYDPITDEEIELTSKLIKELNGDAKITFSQIDRLEPPKKQAIEYLNVERYGGGPLPFVPRRTYCYYYKNKTVPLYKAIVNISEKRVVSNDSAGEGVVGPVSPENIQEMHRLIMDHPLVKREIEKLQLHKLAYDHPRLGKLRYKVVCEPWIYGTDSGDSRVPMCQGYMYISLDHVDANQYSAPLKFSPVFELLSGKFVRIDYLASGVDERYIKETLPYNPLPLVEYHPNVMENQQTREGLKPLIISQPEGVSFTVTGTKVTWQGWEFRVVSSVREGVVLYDVHFKGRSLFYRVALNEMTVPYADGRTPVHRKQAFDLGDCGFGNAANSLALGCHCLGVIKYLDGRRADVNGNPVLIPSTICMHEQDYGVMFLHKNTMTKSSVVTRRREFIIQLVATVANYEYVLNYIFDQAGAITVQVRATGILSTTPQDLNTTVDFSTNVAPGVGAPFHQHILSFRFDSRLDGDKNSVVYDDYVPMEPGTEMNPYGVGFVQKRTYLEKSGAIDQSPFTNRTYKVINESSINPVSMKPVGYKFEMPARQMLLAHPESFNTKRATFATKQFWVTKYGDDQLYAAGEFTNQSRKDTGLSEWADGKDSVRNTNVVVWPTLALTHAPTTEQFPVMVSDFMQFLVAPASFFTENPALDVPQAQNNFNKSAYYEQYTSDGAAEPAASSDACQCKSNM; encoded by the coding sequence ATGACtcaacatatatatgacCCAATCACTGATGAAGAGATCGAGTTAACGTCCAAGTTGATCAAGGAATTGAACGGTGACGCGAAGATCACGTTCTCTCAAATTGACAGGTTGGAGCCTCCCAAGAAACAGGCGATTGAGTACTTGAACGTGGAACGGTATGGGGGAGGGCCCTTACCATTTGTTCCGAGAAGGACCTATTGTTACTACTACAAAAACAAGACGGTTCCGTTATACAAGGCGATCGTCAACATTTCAGAGAAGAGAGTGGTCTCCAATGACTCTGCTGGCGAAGGGGTTGTTGGTCCTGTAAGTCCAGAAAACATTCAAGAAATGCACAGGTTGATTATGGACCATCCCCTTGTTAAAAGGGAAATTGAGAAGTTGCAATTGCATAAGCTTGCTTATGACCACCCCAGACTGGGCAAACTTCGTTACAAGGTCGTCTGCGAGCCGTGGATTTATGGAACTGATTCAGGTGACTCTCGTGTTCCGATGTGCCAGGGGTACATGTACATAAGCTTAGATCATGTGGATGCCAACCAATATTCTGCCCCACTCAAATTCTCCCCTGTGTTCGAGTTATTAAGTGGGAAGTTTGTAAGAATCGATTACCTGGCTAGCGGGGTTGACGAGAGATACATCAAGGAGACTCTTCCCTATAATCCATTGCCCCTTGTAGAATACCACCCTAATGTAATGGAGAATCAGCAGACGAGAGAAGGCTTGAAACCACTAATTATATCTCAGCCGGAAGGGGTTTCATTTACCGTCACAGGTACTAAAGTGACTTGGCAGGGCTGGGAGTTCCGTGTAGTTTCCTCTGTAAGAGAGGGTGTTGTATTGTATGACGTGCACTTTAAAGGTCGCTCCTTATTTTACCGTGTCGCCTTAAATGAGATGACAGTACCTTATGCAGACGGTAGGACTCCAGTTCACAGAAAGCAGGCATTTGATCTCGGAGATTGCGGATTTGGAAATGCGGCCAATTCTTTGGCACTGGGATGCCACTGTTTGGGTGTGATCAAATATCTAGATGGGAGAAGAGCTGACGTTAATGGTAACCCCGTGCTCATTCCTTCTACCATATGTATGCACGAGCAAGACTACGGGGTGATGTTCTTACACAAGAATACCATGACTAAAAGTTCTGTAGTAACACGTAGAAGGGAGTTTATTATCCAGTTGGTTGCAACAGTGGCGAACTATGAGTACGTTCtcaattatatatttgatcaGGCCGGTGCAATTACGGTGCAGGTCAGAGCAACAGGTATATTGTCAACTACCCCGCAAGATTTGAACACCACCGTTGATTTCTCAACCAATGTAGCCCCCGGTGTCGGTGCCCCTTTCCACCAACATATCTTGTCTTTTAGGTTCGATAGCAGGCTAGATGGTGATAAGAACAGTGTTGTGTACGATGATTATGTTCCTATGGAGCCTGGCACTGAAATGAATCCGTACGGTGTGGGGTTCGTCCAAAAGCGGActtatttggaaaaatctGGTGCAATTGATCAATCACCTTTTACTAACAGGACGTACAAGGTCATTAATGAATCTTCCATAAACCCTGTTTCCATGAAGCCGGTGGGGTACAAATTCGAAATGCCTGCAAGGCAAATGCTTCTCGCCCACCCGGAGTCATTTAACACCAAGAGGGCTACTTTTGCAACGAAGCAATTTTGGGTAACTAAATATGGAGATGACCAATTGTATGCAGCTGGTGAGTTTACTAATCAGTCCAGAAAGGATACTGGGTTATCTGAGTGGGCAGATGGGAAGGACTCCGTCAGAAACACTAACGTTGTGGTATGGCCTACATTAGCCTTAACCCATGCTCCAACAACAGAACAATTCCCTGTGATGGTATCTGACTTCATGCAGTTCCTCGTTGCACCAGCTTCCTTCTTTACCGAAAACCCGGCACTGGATGTCCCACAAGCTCAAAATAATTTCAACAAGTCTGCATATTACGAGCAGTATACTTCAGATGGCGCTGCAGAACCCGCCGCCTCTAGTGATGCTTGCCAATGTAAAAGCAACATGTAG
- the IRC21 gene encoding Irc21p (similar to Saccharomyces cerevisiae YMR073C) produces MAVDGEAAEDKRRLLGMRAPMRQPGCSTLPLPVTPLRRGGAVTTASSTKSIPRSGRVRLQPGHSALDWQALSQSHGSRGTFIHGLDASSKWWDYFMVLQHPASVKQLQMGVPTYRIQPPLRVDKMVLESTKENDWCVLKGRVYCITDYLDFHPGGVQILVKNCRGKDATRLFEKYHRWVNLEQVLACCVVGVYVS; encoded by the coding sequence ATGGCCGTGGACGGTGAAGCTGCTGAAGATAAACGGAGGCTTCTCGGGATGCGGGCCCCCATGCGGCAGCCAGGATGTTCGACTCTGCCTCTTCCAGTGACTCCGCTAAGGCGAGGAGGAGCGGTGACAACAGCAAGTAGCACGAAAAGCATTCCTAGAAGCGGAAGGGTACGTTTACAGCCAGGACATTCTGCTTTAGACTGGCAAGCGTTATCGCAATCTCATGGATCGCGAGGCACGTTCATACATGGACTAGATGCTTCTTCCAAGTGGTGGGATTACTTTATGGTGCTCCAGCACCCCGCATCAGTGAAGCAACTACAGATGGGGGTGCCGACATATCGTATCCAGCCGCCGCTTAGAGTTGATAAAATGGTGCTAGAGTCCACGAAGGAAAATGACTGGTGTGTGCTTAAGGGGAGAGTGTACTGCATCACTGATTACCTGGACTTTCATCCCGGAGGCGTACAAATCTTGGTAAAGAACTGTCGGGGGAAGGATGCTACAAGGCTGTTTGAGAAGTATCACCGCTGGGTAAATTTAGAGCAAGTCCTTGCATGTTGTGTGGTTGGAGTTTACGTGTCATAG
- the IXR1 gene encoding DNA-binding transcription repressor IXR1 (similar to Saccharomyces cerevisiae YMR072W) yields MNVPNISSPEQHQAQGQLQQQQGQQQAPQHGYYEEDPRQQAVGGGPVMGAGTAVNAGAGGGGPQGAGAGGPVNNNPAVMVAAPGGYYMTPAYPGTIPTLPQQNTQQFSDAMFNSFLAQFGGQRQQQQQQQQQAQQQQAQQAVQQQQYAAAQYMNQFAQSVQGQPQQQQHRQQHHHQQQQGQQGQQPNSQRYFHAAMAAAAGGPAMLEFQPQFTYAIPPQSSLAASQQASAQHHQQQFLQPTSRSGSRAGSARRGHNQYGAGPGAGASANPAPQPKKMSTTQSRIEKRKRLKKQGPKRPSSAYFLFSMSIREELLRQYPDAKVPELSKLSSARWKELSEEDKKPFYGQFKDNWEKYRIAKKEYEATLPPKRPSGPFIQFTSELRPKLLKDNPDKSLIEITKLVGEQWRNLPSEEKQKYTDAYKQKLKEWEEFYPEDDADVTPTSGPATSVHTTGSSTTISVNAEH; encoded by the coding sequence ATGAACGTTCCAAATATTAGTTCGCCGGAACAACATCAGGCCCAGGGGCagctgcagcagcagcaggggcagcagcaggcaCCGCAACATGGGTATTACGAGGAGGATCCTAGGCAGCAGGCGGTTGGAGGCGGGCCGGTTATGGGTGCAGGGACGGCGGTGAATGCAGGGGCGGGAGGCGGTGGTCCGCAGGGGGCGGGGGCCGGGGGTCCTGTCAATAACAATCCTGCGGTGATGGTTGCGGCGCCCGGGGGGTACTATATGACGCCTGCGTATCCGGGGACGATTCCGACTCTTCCTCAGCAGAACACGCAGCAGTTTTCAGACGCTATGTTTAATTCATTCCTGGCACAGTTTGGGGGTCAgaggcagcagcagcagcagcagcagcagcaggctcagcagcagcaggctcaGCAGGcggtgcagcagcagcagtatgCGGCGGCGCAGTATATGAATCAGTTTGCGCAGAGTGTGCAGGGGCAgcctcagcagcagcagcaccgCCAGCAGCACCAtcaccagcagcagcagggcCAGCAGGGCCAGCAGCCAAATTCACAGAGGTATTTCCACGCCGCAAtggcggcggcagcaggGGGCCCTGCGATGCTTGAGTTCCAGCCGCAGTTTACATATGCGATTCCGCCGCAGTCGTCGCTGGCCGCGTCGCAACAGGCGTCTGCGCAGCACCACCAACAGCAGTTCTTGCAGCCAACTTCCCGTTCGGGGTCGCGCGCAGGGTCTGCTCGGCGTGGGCACAACCAGTATGGGGCCGGGCCAGGTGCGGGGGCGTCAGCGAACCCTGCCCCTCAGCCCAAGAAGATGAGTACGACGCAGTCGCGGATTGAAAAACGTAAGCGGTTAAAAAAACAGGGGCCCAAAAGGCCTTCTTCTGCGtactttttgttttccatGTCGATCCGCGAAGAGCTGTTAAGACAATACCCTGATGCCAAGGTCCCCGAGCTGTCTAAGCTTTCTAGTGCTCGCTGGAAAGAACTCTCGGAAGAGGATAAAAAACCGTTTTACGGACAATTCAAGGACAACTGGGAAAAGTACCGTATTGCCAAGAAGGAGTACGAGGCAACGTTGCCACCCAAGCGCCCTTCCGGCCCTTTCATTCAGTTTACGTCGGAATTGCGTCCGAAACTCCTCAAGGATAATCCTGACAAGTCCTTGATCGAGATTACTAAGCTTGTTGGGGAGCAGTGGAGAAATCTACCCTCTGAGGAGAAACAGAAATATACCGATGCCTATAAGcaaaagttgaaggaaTGGGAAGAGTTTTACCCGGAAGACGATGCTGACGTCACGCCAACCAGCGGTCCTGCAACCTCCGTTCATACCACAGGTAGCTCCACTACTATTTCCGTGAACGCTGAACACTGA